actaaaatctgAGATTTGATCCTAAACCAATATCGCGCGGTGCTTTTGCGAACAAATACCTACATCAAGGTTTGGATCACCGAGCCATGTTTTTCCAATGGCCAAGCAAAAGCGAAGTGACTGCGTCTTCTCATAGCCTGCAGGCCACATAAGAGTGCATCTGCAAGCCGAACAACACTGACACATCACATGCTGGAGTCAAACCTGATGGAAGCTCCTGGGTGATCTTGTAGGCGTTTGCAACCGCCCATTCCTGGTTCTTGATGCTGCGGATGTACGTCATGACGGTCATGGCAACTTTCTGGATCTCCTTGTTACCTGGAGCCTGGCCCCTTCTCATTTGCTCCAGGACGAGGGGTTTCATCTTTGTATTGAAGATTTGGTTAACTGCCAACATGTAGAGCTTGTCCAGGCTCACCTGGGGTGAGAGAGGGCTTGAcgtgtatttgttttaattatttatttattttttacacacatGAGTTTTTAAGACTCATGCGCAGTACCTTCATCAGCTTGCTGATTAGAAGAAGAGTTGGGAAGGTTTCCTCACTGAGCTCCGGAGCTTAATATGAAAGAGAGAGGGACGACTTTACCAGAATGTATAAGCAGCGTTCCGCTGTCTGTTGTGGAAACCCATCCGGTACTGCAGAAAAACTGTTTTATGGTCATTCTCATCTCTAGGTTTCTACAGCTTTTGACGTTACAATAAATTCTGCACAATTCAAaggtgtcaaattaatttttatcacGGGACGCATTGTAGTTATGTTCATGTTATGTTTTGTTATGCAAGTCTGCCATTTCACTCAGCACTTCCTGATTCACTGGGTTGCAATCAATGAATTGGCATTCATAGATCGCTAAAAAACATTCCAAGTGAAGTAGCGCTTTAGCTTGGCTGGCCCTACACAACACTCCAcggtgaacacatttttttccccatgtatgTATTCATCATAAATGCtaccacagcattttttttcaaaaacgtgTGTTAGTTTCATTGTGCAGCTAAACCACGGGTGACTCACACATGATCTTCCAATAGTGTTTGTTCTGCAAGAGCAGGTGGAAAGGCAACCTGACGGCATCCAGGGGACTGGGTGGCAGGCTGTTCTCCAGAATGTATGTGTGCTCCACGTCCGAGGGGGGAGCGAGACGTTTGTAGGACTTCAAGTGCTGCAGCAGGCCAACTGCCTGCGGACAACATGATGAAGAATCATCTCATTGTTgggatttttcatgatttatatCCTTCATTACGCTTGTCGTCATCGAAGAAGCGAGTGAGCTGGAGTCTTTTAACAATTGACGAGTAGATATACTTTccatgaaaataaacaaataaataaatggtggGAACACTGTGGGTGACCAACAAAATAGCAGGGTAGCACGATAGTGTTTTGTTGATTTACCTGGCTGGGAGAAAAGCCGGGAACATTTTCATCAGCAGCCAGTAAAAGCTTCAGCACCACCTCAATCCTCTCGTAGTTGTATGGACTGAGCTgagtgacaaaaaaagtgaagtgaTGGCGACATATAAGCACACGAAACATTATGAAGAGAATAGAAGCACTCACTAAAATAGTCAAAGtatgaatatattttcaattgTGGAGGCATCCCTTCATCAGCGAAGCATTGAAATACACTTTTGCGTGAGTATATCACATGCAGCGGACACATAGCCACACACAAATATAACAGGTGAGATCATTGTACGCGCCACCAagatttttttaactgaaaatatATGCTGTTTTGCATGCTCTGTACCTGTTGCTGCACAATGTGTATGTATTGCTGCATAATGTGTTGATTTGTAATTACATGAGCCTATCTATGGTGTTTCTATATCTTTATAttgtagcattaagctagcagacggTCTTGTGATGAAATCATAAGGTTTGGCTGAACATTTTTctgtttaaattaaaaacaacaacaaaaaaaataaataaaaaatccaacatGTTACTTCTCTACTTCAACTGGaaaaaaacagcttgaagcaagctcTCAATCTTATTTGAGGGACTATGGGCAAGAAAATAAATCCAATAACATGTGCTTTAGGAACTTTTCATGTGTTTAAAGTGTGTGAAAGGGAGACAATTACCCCCTCCACCACaccgccgaaaaaaaaaaaagtattgcttCAAAGTGACCTATCGCAAGTGGTCTAGAACGTAATATACCCCCAAATAAACAGGAGTTCACTGTATTTCCAGACCTTAAAAATGGCAGCGGACAGACTGCTGATGAGCTGCTGAGTTTGGCTCAACTTGGGGATGATGGCCAGGACCCGCTCCATTATGTCTTCATAGCACATGGCTTGTGCGTGGCCCGtgtctgcctcctcctcctcctcttggagCAGAAGTACGGTGGTAACATACTGATTGATGACATTGTCGCTGTCCAGACCGTACGTGCTGAAAATTAGAAAGAGGAAGAATTTCTAATCGGGAAACTGAAGCTTACTGAACACAAGGGCAGATATTTTATAGACCTGCAGTACTGGAGGATAATCTCGGGAGTGATCCTCTTGTTCTTTACCAGAACAGGGATCAATGTGCTCTTCAACTCTGGTTGCTGGTGAAACACAGGCAGGATGGAGATCTGCAAAAGACACAAAGATGTCCAATCGTTTAGAACCACGGACCTCTGTACTTTGAGgtgggcgtgctaaccagttggccACCGTGAAGGTTTCACTGTACCTCTAATTTGGCGAGCTTGATGCCCCATTCGGCATCTGTGATGACAGACagaaactttttcttttcatcaatgTGATCGTACATCCTGCAAAGCTCAACCCCGACCCTGGCCACAGCCTGCAATACAGATGGAAATCATGACAACTGTGATCACTGTTACAGTCAATAGCAATAACCACTGTTGTGAAAATACACATTTGGCGAACCaagattttctcatatttttccAAGGTGCTTTCGATAAACTTCCACAGGATCTTGAAGACCTCTTCCTTTGAGAGAAGCGTGCACAGCCCGATGGCCAAATCGCAATCCACCATCCTCCAGTTGAACACCTACAGTGCATCAAAGACAGAAGTTTAgatgaggggggagggggggaggttgGTCACAAAGTTTGCAGTGGGGCTCTCACTTTATTGAGCAGAGCCACAGCAATGGAGTTCAGGGACGACGTGGTGATCTTGCGCAATTCGTTCAGTGACACGTTGTACTTTCTCAGCTCTTGTGCGTcgtaaagctaaaaaaaaagcggcaaaAGGATGATCATGAGCCAAGTCGCTGCGTAGGTATAGGTAAGAAGAAAGGTCGGGAAGAAGGTGGGGAGTCAGCATGGATCAAGTAATTAAGTTGGTATAGTGGATAAGGGAGCATGTTGGAAGGTAAGTGGGTAACTAAGTAAATATGGTAGATACGTAAAGGATTATTATGTACCGCAGCCAGGGCCCTACCTGTGCACTGATCTTGGGGTCCATGACGTTGGCGGTGACGTGCTGCAAGCAGCTGCCATACGAGTTGACCAGCACCCTAAGGGCCAACTCCAGCTGACTGCACTCCTGTAACATCTGCAACATGCTGCACAGAGGACTCAGCATGGGCCGCAAGTAGTTGGAACCTGCACCGAGGACCAAACCAAGGTTTCGAGTCAAGTGGTATGGTGGTCTGGTATCATCATGACACATTTACAGACATACTGAAAATGGGACACGTTGACTACACTCACCATCTTTAAACGAGCAGTGAGAGAGACAGGAACAGTCGAGGGGGTACAGTTTGGTCTCTGCAATCACGGGAACAAGCAACAGCACTCAATAAATGCAAAGCGAACCCCTCGTTTCATGTCACTCCCAGAGGTTGACTGTCAAACTAACCATGATACAAGGagaatttcatttcaaacaacaacatattttgacCTTACAAAAATTGCAGCAAAAATGATGTCAttatttagttttgtttaaTTATGTTATTACTGAATGGTTtcataaagtacaatattacatttttttaaagagggctAGAATGAATTAatagcattttcattcatttcaacagaaagatgatttgagatacgcGTATTTTGAGTTCCAGGTGTGGTCACTGAACCAATCAAACTTGCATTTCAAAGCACAACTCTGAACGCTTGGATTTACCTTGAGAGACGGGTAGCAAGCAGTCAGTGATTTCATATTGTACAGGTAACACAGACACCGGGTCCAAAACGATGCAATCTTCATGAAAGACATCTTGGAAACACCACTGAGAATACGGATCTTTCGATGTCTCTCTGGCCAAATCCTGTGACCAACAAATCAGATGTGTTATTCCATCATGCACAAATATTAATTTCTCTTGTTGAATTAAAGTAGACATATTGTTCGGTTAAtagcatatttgacaaaatattttttaacttaCTGTTACCAAATCAAGAACACAATTTAGGCAACTATGTTGTTCAGCTAATGTGGTTAgtgtatgcattttttcacagtttaaAGCAATCCCCCGGCGTctaattttaataaataaatacgtaaAAAGATGCCGACCTTGGCTACGAAGCCGTAGTTGTCTGATAACTGGCACTGGTGGAAGATGTCCATGGCGAGCCGTGTGGACTTGCAAAGCTCCAAACAATCTAGCAGCAAGTCTGTAATTATGGTAATGAGGCATATGacaaagataagataacctttatttgtctcacactggggaaatttgcagcctACAGAAGAAAAATTGGGCGGGggataaagtgtttcattgcaaaaaataaatgtttcagaaaagaactgtacacagttcaatataaagtaaagcattagcaatatatttgtagaataaatataataatatcatCAAATGTAACAAGAGGAGTCGAAGTGATATCTTTTGGAGTACATTTCGAGTTGAAACTATGAATAAAGGGAATCACAAAACATTTGTGGagggtctggggggggggggggctatgctTTACTTTTTCGCAACTTATTTGAGACAACTCCATGTGTTTACCTGGGTGGCACACGGTGATGGCCTGGCAGGTGAGGTGGTAGATGACGGCCGGCAGGTCGGTGTCCTCTGGTAGCACCATGGGCATGTCGGCTTCCAGCATGTGGCAAAGCGTGTTGGCGGCGGTGAACAGCACCTTGCCTGTGGCCGTGTTGTTGTGATGTTCATAGAGCTCGCTGAAGGAAAATGCGATACGAGAAACAGGGAGCTAAAATAATGCTGAAACATagagtttgtttaaaaaatgtttttttgaaaaaacaGATCAGCCTTACCTGAGGATCGGCAGGGCTTTCTGGACATCGCCGGTCCCCAAAGCTCGCAAGGCCAAGTCAGACCAGAGCTCCTGCTCGCTGTGCTGCAGCAACCGACCCAGACGACGCAGGCCGGCTTCGGTCGAGACGGTTGTGGATGGCCGATGGCCGCGCGTGCTCTCGTGTGCCGCGATGTGATGCTCTCGGATTTGTTTCTGGATCTCACGGTCTTCATAATTGGCAGGGGTGAAGAAGATTTCGAAATCTTCCTGAAGAACAGCAAGACCACGGTGATGAATAATCAAAAGGAGGGGGGTATTGTCACAATCAGTGTGCGGCATTCACCTGCAGATGGGCGATGGCCTTGAACATGTGGAGCTCGTTTTCGCACTCCATGCTTTTAAGAGCGTCATCTACAGTTGACGTGGAAAAAAaggtgtgatgaaaaatgtATACACTCGTacattcttttcattcattcgtaCATAACTCTAAGTCTCCGTAGAATGTCACTGCCAGGCATAAGTCTACGCccaaatttggtcaatttcactttccccccccccccacaaactgATCATACTATGACTGCTCAAGGCTATGCCACTGTGCCATTATTAAAGAAAACTGGTACTTACGTTTGTGTATGACTTGCTGGTATTTCGTTACCTCCACCATCACTTGAGCAATAACCATCTTCTCTTTCTTGTGCTAGTACAGACAAGCAAATTGGCTAAATGTCTCTCTCACTGCAGTAAagccatgtgaggataagcgagcatccatccatccattagaaaatggatggatggatagatggatatattGTTATCTTTCAGGGCGGAgaatcaatttatttattttgttctaatttttgctatttgcagGTTTTGGTCACTAAACACAGCAAATAGAAACGGTTCACTGTAGGTTCTGGAATCTTAACTCACGTCATCAGACAAGTGGTCTTTGTCCTCCAGCTTCAGTCTGGCCCATGATGTGAGACGCTCCAAAATGCAGGCGACCTCTTCACGGGGCAAACTCTTCAACATGGTGACACACGCATCGCTCTgcccacaaaagaaaaaaaaaatgtttcggcATCGAagcaaataaagaaacaaaaaagaaacactaGGGAAACACTAACCTGGCCTTGGCTAATCAGCTGGATGAGATACAAGTAGTTGATTTGCGACGTCGGAAGTTTGTAGGCTTCTGCGAGAGCCAAGGCGTCCTGCAGGCATGTTGGAGAATCCTGCTTCAAGATGTACCGCACTAccacctgcaaaacaaaaggtGGAAACTAAAAATCTATTCAGTGCGACCCTACTAcgctgcaggggaaaaaaagggggaaatacatttgcaatgtgtttacaaaatgtgtttgagcaAGTTTAGCCGTGTTGAAGTGGGAGCGACGCAAAAGTGCcccaccaattttttttatttttgcacggTGTAAAGCTCACCGATTTTCATCAGTGTGCCCCCAGCAAAAAATGAAGTTCATTCCATGTTACCATAATTTGATTCGGGCTTGAGTGGGTGTAACTGCGGATCCCGTAGCCCCGCAGAAGTTTGCGGATTTCCATCAGACGGTAGCTCTCCTCTAAAAGCTCCTGCCTGTGTTGGAGCCATAAATCAGGCAAATGCAACAGTGATGAATTATCAAAGAACAATCATTAAGCAATGATTACATTTGGATCAAATGCCCTTATCAAGAGAGGGTAGTGATGACATACTTTGGTCCATCCATCTTCAGGTATTGCTGAACCAGCTCCTCCACTACAGTGCTCCAGGGGAAGACAGCTTTCTGCATGACCTCCAAAACCGCATCCACCTTGAGCTGAGGGAATAGTTCCCACAGGAAATATATTACGCATTGGATATTTTTTGCTGCTCGGAGCGTAAAAATTTTCACAGATTCATTTTTAAGACAGTATTAAAatcggtcacacacacacacactttaatgcatacattatttacatttatttatttgagaattCTCAATATTAGATCATTTATTGCCAAaactttttgtttcatttgatcCAATGTGAACCCATCCGTCACCTTGAAACCAAACTATGTTCCCAGGTTTGCACAACTAATTAGGATATAATACGATTCAAATATAATCATCATACATCTATGCACCCTGCCAttagctggcaactggttcagggtgtcccccgcctactgcccaaagacagccgggataggctccagcacccttcgCGACCCTTGACTGATTGAGCCTAGCTCAAATTCCCCGAATAGCGAACCTGTTTGCGCAACGTGACTTACATCCATATCCGCCATGCATCCCAGCACTGCCACTGCTTTGGCTTCCCATGGCGTGAAAAGCGTTGTGGTTTGGGAGCTGCAACGTTCCAGCATATCCTATtataaaagaaaattaaaagaaaaacagatgATAGCACTTGATATCAGGCTGGCTTGTGCTGTTGTTCTTACCTTGATGTACTGCAGAAGAAGCTCATCCAAAGGAATGCCATGTTCCTCAGCGTAAGGCAGGACGTTGTTTTCCACTGTGGCGGCGACCAGTTCCGGAGCTGCCACTTTGTCCAGCATGAGGAACGTAACACTGCGTACCTTTCCCTGATAGTTACAttcgatacattttttttttacaggaacaAAGCAATTCAGCAGACTCCGTACACTTCAGAAGGCAGACAactgtgccccccccacccggGTGTGTAATCAGTACATTACTATAATTGGCGAACCTTCTCAAAGAGCGAAAGTGAAAGTCTGCAGTTGAATTTCGTGTGGAGGTCCAGCAGCTGACGTAGGTTCGACACCAGGGTCCTTAGGTCTTCCACTTCTTCCGAGCCATAATTTTCATCCTGAGAAAAGGAAGGCGAAAGAGCAGATGATGTGATGATGTGCACGGctaagagcaggggtgggcataGTGTGGCCACTCCTTTCAATGAGCGTTTACATGACAAAGAGCCGTGGAATATATGATTCGTCGATTTAGCAGTCCTCCATTCCTAAAATGAGTGaatcaaaatgtgtttcattcatttgccTCATTAAATATGATCATTTAATGTGAATAATACAAGAACAAATGTACAGTGAATATTTGACTAAATAACAACAGCAATAATTATTCGGAAAAAAATTTACGGAATACACATTCAATATGTATTTTGAATATATTTCATTAAAGAATTGGTGAGTTGGTTAATTGGAAACAATATTAGAAAAAATTGTGACGGAAACAATTTTCCACATActaaaatgtttaatttattttacaaattaaTTGCTTAACGTATGGTATAAAGATGAAATGTGAGGAAAAAAGTTTGTATGCGCTGTGATAGAGTGGAAAAAAACTAACTCACAGATTTCATCCATGACCATAAAGACGGCAGTCCGAGCTCTGCCAGGGTCAGTCCGTTCTGTGGCCAAGCGCCCTGGAAAAGCACGTCAGATTTATTTCCAAATCCAAACTACGAGGATGAGATCGGATGGAAAACTCGTTCCTCTACCTTTTCCATCAGCTCCAGATTGCGTGCCCGCTGCTCAATCCATTTCGCCAGGATTTTCTGAAGGCAAGAAAAAACCTTTtagcgcaattttttttttcctgttttatgtGTCAGGAGGTATACTACCTGTCCTGGTGGGAGCACTCTACGGACAAATGGAAGAAACACAGTCTTAAACCAGGGACAAAGGTCTCGGGATGGCAGATCCTCTGGAATGGCGTCCAGGACGGCTTCAAGGCTGCGTTCATCAAAACTTACTGCAATCTGgccctttaaaaacaaaacaaaacccacaaatcaaacaacaaaaaacaaatctaacaTTCTTTTATCTTTCTCCCATTACCTCATATTTCAGCCAAAGGAGTTGAGCGCCGCACATGTCTCCATCTCGCAGGTGACTCAGAATGTCTCCCAACAGGTCCGTGCTGTTCAGGAACTCAATCCAGGCGATGCCGCTGTGTTTAACGCAAACGGACAACAATCACGACAGAACCTCAATGCTGTTGATGTTGCCAGAAAACGCAAGAGTCTACTTGAATTTGTCCTGGCCGTGAAGACTGCAGAAGGTCGCCAGTCTGGCCAAGGCCTCGTGGATCTGCAAGGAGGAGGAACGCGCGGCGGCGTGGCTCAGCATCTTCTCCGCCGTGTCGAAGCTCGGCCACGGAGCCTTGATGCAGTAATCCACCACAAACTTCTCATCCTGGACCACATGTAACAAACACTTTGTTACTATactacttttttgggggttattcaaggatttatttttctgaagaaTTTTTACCCTTGCTTACAAGAGTTAAAAACCTTCACTTTCTACTGCAACAATGCTGCTCACCTCGTACGCGGAACATGTCAGAGCGAGCATATCCTATTgcttttttcatccatttttctcCACTGAATGTCACTCACCGTGATCTTCATCAGGTTAATTCTGGCCTCCTCCACAAGTTCGGACCATTCATCTTGTGTGTGGCCACCCACCGACGCCGAGGCCAGCTGCTCCAACACGAAGGCCAGCTTCACCTTGTAAACGAGCTGAACGGAAACCAGCATTTTCAATTTGCGCAGTGTCTTCccgccaaggcacatattttttaCAAGAGAAAACACGTCACCAaactaaaatgtcacaaaagctCTGTACGCAAGTTATTTGGATTTGACAAACACTAAAGGACAAAGtattatatttaatattattcactgtaaatatatatgtttagttttttaataGAAAATTGGATGTGCAAGCTCCGGCTCCTTCCAAACACACACTTCCAGAGGATAAACACCAGCAAAATGTAGGAAGCTTTCAAAATGGCAAATGTACCTCTAAATCCAGTTCAAATAGAGTAGCAATCTTTTCAGCCTCatcaaatttgtgtttgtgaagAAGTCTGCTGAGCCTGGTGGAAGAGAACTCAAAGTGAGTTATAATTGAATTAATCAAAGGTAAAACatgtcacccccccaaaaaaaataattaaagctACCTGTTCTCAGGCAAAGCCTCTGTCAGGCAGCGgacaatgagggaggaaacacaCTCTCCTTGACTGCTCCAGCCAAAAATGAAGATAAAGCACAGTATCAAGTAGCAattattattgatttttataattatttttacaataatgaatcttttttgtaataataaaaaatattttttatttttacaataaaaaataataattatttttttatacaatttataattattattataaacacTAATGGCGAGTGAATATCATGCTGGCTCACGAGAAAACAATTACCTTTCTGAGGTGCTACGAATCCCCTCCATGAAATAAATAGTGTCCTGAAACAGAAGGCATAACGTATTGACAAGTAAAGATATGAGTAGTGGGTCTCTTTTTTGCTCACCCCTATTACATACATAGGAAATTACTTGAAGCAATAGAACCAGCCCtcttccaatacttttgtccatcaaGTGACACCATTGCctacatttacagtattttcccccaaaaaatgtttctaaaGAAAAATGTGGGCTGTACAGACAGTTAGTTTTCAAGTCGAATGTTTGAGAGCAGGTCACATTCGTAATTACGATCCCTCACCATGCTTATTTTTGTCTGGACCAGGCAGGACCCTGAGAAGACATCCAGGCAGTAGCAAACGGTCATGGACGGCAAACATCGGATCTTGAGCGAGTTGATCTAAAAATATAAACAAGTATATTTTCATGATGAGAAAGTTGACCAATGCAAAGGCAATGCAATGCAAATGTTGAACTGACACGTCTACCTGACTTTTGTCTTGCTTCTCCAGGGTGATCATCTTCACGCTGCCCTCCGTTTGACTGGAATCAACAGCACCGAGTTGACATGGCCGCCATAGgaaaataaatgtacagtatacataaCTTTTAGTGTATTTTGTATGATGGGGTTTAAAACAACAGGATCACATTTTACCCTTCCACCAAGGCCGCAGAGCCGCAATCGGTGATTATTTCAAAGTCGAGAAGAGCAACATTCGGCCAGACGTGAACCATGACCAGGAAATCCACATCCCAAAGACTCAAGACttcctaaaaaaaacacaaggtaaggagacaagattttttttctttagatttAAATCAGTTCGTAactgtccaaatgaaatgtcgGTGACATAATCAAAATTAATGTCAGAATAATCGTCAGCTGGAAGTGGAAATAATCAtcttgaagcctttttttttgacaatctgCCTTGCTGTGAAATTCACTCCCTCCATTAAATGTATGCACGTAAACTCACCTCTGTGTCGAGAATGTACAGAAGATTTCCAATCACCACCATTTTCTTGACACCTTTAAAgtagaaaaacagaaaaaaaaattaaatcgatACGTTTTATTCCGAGTTCAACAATAACCATTTGGACACttgacatcattgtcaaattggTGTAGAATGTCAacgtttcatattaatattttgCCCTTTTCCTCACCTGTTATCAAACTACGTTCCATGGAGTGAGCGAGACACATCTTGGACTGAGGAGGGTCGACGGTCCAGTGACTAACTGCGTGCTCTCCGTCTCCCTGCCAAATTCCAACAGCGTTAAGTGGTGACATATTGGCCGAGCCTGTCGCAAATCTAGCTTGTAGCTAGTGCCTCTTGTCACGGGTAGCCACTGGGGGCTTTAAACCGATGGACTTTTGAGGCTCAAACAAATAGTGACATGAAGGCATATGCTGGacgtacaaatgtatttgactGGCAGACTCACACATAGCGTTAAACAGAATGCATCAACTTTTTACAATTTCAAAGCCCCATCTTATAAGCTTGgcgattttttttggtactgcCAGTACTGTCAACTTTAGCAAACCTAAGCAAACTCTACTAATCTCTCAGAATTTACGTACGGTGCACTCACCCCGATCAATAAATGGATTTCACTGGCCAAGGTAAAGGTGACTGCGTCGCTGCAGCCTTCGTTATGGTACATCTCGGTGGAGCAGAAGTCGATCTTGATGACTCCCTGAAGCTGCATCCACCCATCCAAAAAAGTTGCTTTTGCTTCATTAATTATGCAGCCACATGAAAAGCCAAAGGCCTTTACTCACCTCTTTTAAAGTGGACATGTCCATATTTTCAATTGCtgggacaaaaagaaaagtatgaCTTTACATGAGACAGAAAATGAGACTAATTTTGACATTATAAACATTGCCGTGTATACCTGTTTTGATCCTGGCCAAATTAAGGTTGTTGATGTGAAAGAATCCATCCTTTATGACCAGAAACACATGGTACAGGCCTGTAGAGAAATAAATGGGAGTAaaactgaggggggggggaaatatttcaaattttcattgGTATCAGGAGAAACAAGGCAAATAGTGTGTTGGTGATCCTTGCTAAAACACTTTTCCCCAGTTTTAGGA
This sequence is a window from Hippocampus zosterae strain Florida chromosome 6, ASM2543408v3, whole genome shotgun sequence. Protein-coding genes within it:
- the kntc1 gene encoding kinetochore-associated protein 1 isoform X1, which produces MWNDVELLVNEDSSSVRFGSVSPEENGSNLYQVDTLVKLSSSEVQSDSHIDSISGDNWSILVADKTVVLFDQNYQTMLLLLHFESDVDAVDVCLDRQFVLVCERNGNLHLIFVPHKRILLTKALVIKPSSGDKKTYRALITEENKVSQGLYHVFLVIKDGFFHINNLNLARIKTAIENMDMSTLKELQGVIKIDFCSTEMYHNEGCSDAVTFTLASEIHLLIGGDGEHAVSHWTVDPPQSKMCLAHSMERSLITGVKKMVVIGNLLYILDTEEVLSLWDVDFLVMVHVWPNVALLDFEIITDCGSAALVEGQTEGSVKMITLEKQDKSQINSLKIRCLPSMTVCYCLDVFSGSCLVQTKISMDTIYFMEGIRSTSESQGECVSSLIVRCLTEALPENRLSRLLHKHKFDEAEKIATLFELDLELVYKVKLAFVLEQLASASVGGHTQDEWSELVEEARINLMKITDEKFVVDYCIKAPWPSFDTAEKMLSHAAARSSSLQIHEALARLATFCSLHGQDKFNGIAWIEFLNSTDLLGDILSHLRDGDMCGAQLLWLKYEGQIAVSFDERSLEAVLDAIPEDLPSRDLCPWFKTVFLPFVRRVLPPGQKILAKWIEQRARNLELMEKGAWPQNGLTLAELGLPSLWSWMKSDENYGSEEVEDLRTLVSNLRQLLDLHTKFNCRLSLSLFEKGKVRSVTFLMLDKVAAPELVAATVENNVLPYAEEHGIPLDELLLQYIKDMLERCSSQTTTLFTPWEAKAVAVLGCMADMDLKVDAVLEVMQKAVFPWSTVVEELVQQYLKMDGPKQELLEESYRLMEIRKLLRGYGIRSYTHSSPNQIMVVVRYILKQDSPTCLQDALALAEAYKLPTSQINYLYLIQLISQGQSDACVTMLKSLPREEVACILERLTSWARLKLEDKDHLSDDHKKEKMVIAQVMVEVTKYQQVIHKHDALKSMECENELHMFKAIAHLQEDFEIFFTPANYEDREIQKQIREHHIAAHESTRGHRPSTTVSTEAGLRRLGRLLQHSEQELWSDLALRALGTGDVQKALPILSELYEHHNNTATGKVLFTAANTLCHMLEADMPMVLPEDTDLPAVIYHLTCQAITVCHPDLLLDCLELCKSTRLAMDIFHQCQLSDNYGFVAKDLARETSKDPYSQWCFQDVFHEDCIVLDPVSVLPVQYEITDCLLPVSQETKLYPLDCSCLSHCSFKDGSNYLRPMLSPLCSMLQMLQECSQLELALRVLVNSYGSCLQHVTANVMDPKISAQLYDAQELRKYNVSLNELRKITTSSLNSIAVALLNKVFNWRMVDCDLAIGLCTLLSKEEVFKILWKFIESTLEKYEKILAVARVGVELCRMYDHIDEKKKFLSVITDAEWGIKLAKLEISILPVFHQQPELKSTLIPVLVKNKRITPEIILQYCSTYGLDSDNVINQYVTTVLLLQEEEEEADTGHAQAMCYEDIMERVLAIIPKLSQTQQLISSLSAAIFKLSPYNYERIEVVLKLLLAADENVPGFSPSQAVGLLQHLKSYKRLAPPSDVEHTYILENSLPPSPLDAVRLPFHLLLQNKHYWKIMSPELSEETFPTLLLISKLMKVSLDKLYMLAVNQIFNTKMKPLVLEQMRRGQAPGNKEIQKVAMTVMTYIRSIKNQEWAVANAYKITQELPSGYEKTQSLRFCLAIGKTWLGDPNLDDTTRIRAETFLRKLQLQFVRSATEGALVPTQFNTPEYLKLSGAPEKLIAVLYEHSSVERRFRDFGGQTYPDIHAVVREIVAINQMDLLKIHNMLLEKWICKTGSGLAKDMSHKECVRNFNDDPDLMRVVHMLQSQPTANAVCLLSSILSAETWPLSKSGPRLTLCHRTRALLCLVRLADADTLEAQLKIPRAELDNHLKCYIFVSRLEALNVTYTVQSFLSSPKEGLIKGLWKNHSHEPQALCLVADLCLEYKVYDAQLWNGLLQKMLCFNLIGDLQKVLEAAVAVPALWEISSFSRAWKSLLLAPFVSASLPLSADQQATFSRNFVLLLKCPLLLSMDLIGIAKGFAQFHLLAFALGTLLLIPCASKKDQQVQGFLSMHDPLTVLEQEEELMNTGEFAGIPSQIRETVLMYMTQHGQHVKLVKTNHFTHMKTLMATSGQPDQVKDLINHLINHNRRDDARWLAQEYMKKQERSNATNAGLQAAGEGHSSHYVRT